One genomic segment of Mycolicibacterium psychrotolerans includes these proteins:
- a CDS encoding EVE domain-containing protein — translation MTNWINTVSRDHVERGVRGRFTQANHGKPHMLRKMAKGDWIIFYSPKTAYPDGAPLQAFTAIGRVADDEPYQAEVSPDVVHWRRNVDFLDCAETPIRPLIDELGFIEDKSRWGYKFRFGVFRIDDHDLEVIRSAMVDSAAVGRAAEETTVSP, via the coding sequence ATGACGAACTGGATCAACACGGTCAGCCGTGATCATGTGGAACGCGGGGTGCGCGGCCGCTTCACGCAGGCCAACCACGGCAAGCCGCACATGCTGCGCAAGATGGCCAAGGGCGACTGGATCATCTTCTACTCACCGAAGACGGCCTATCCCGACGGCGCTCCGTTGCAGGCCTTCACCGCCATCGGTCGCGTCGCCGATGACGAGCCGTATCAGGCGGAGGTGTCGCCGGATGTCGTGCACTGGCGGCGCAACGTCGACTTCCTCGACTGCGCCGAGACACCCATCCGGCCGCTGATCGACGAGCTCGGTTTCATCGAGGACAAGTCCCGGTGGGGCTACAAGTTCCGCTTCGGGGTGTTCCGCATCGACGACCACGATCTCGAGGTCATCCGTTCCGCGATGGTCGATTCTGCGGCCGTCGGCCGGGCCGCTGAGGAGACTACTGTGAGTCCATGA